DNA from Amycolatopsis sp. DSM 110486:
ACCTGCCCGGCTCCGCTTCTGTGCCGGTCGGCGACACCGCCGCCACGCACGACGCTGTCGTGACCGTCGACCCCGTGACCTGCGGCGCGCCCGGCTACGCCAACCGCTTCACGGGCGACACGCAGGACTTCGAGGCGCCCTCGACGTGGCAGGTGGTGAACAACCTCGGCGACGGCGCGGCCACGTGGGCGTTCGACAACCCCGCCGGCCGCGACAACTACACCGGCGGCAGCGGCGCGTTCGCCACCGTGGACAGCAACTCGATCGGCGGCGACCAGGACACGTCGCTGGTCAGCCCCGTCGTCGACCTGAGCGGCACGGCGAACCCGACCGTGCGGTTCGCCAGCGACTACCAGGGCACGCAGGGTCAGCAGGCGGCCGTGGACTTCACGACCGACGGCGGCGCCACCTGGACCACCGTGTGGCAGCACGGCAGCGACACCTTGGCCGGGCCGTCGACGCAGGTCGTGCCGCTGCCGGGCGCGGCGGGCAAGAAGGCCGTGCAGGTCCGCTTCCACTACCGCGACCAGCTGTTCGGCTTCTGGTGGCAGGTCGACGACGTGCTGATCGGCGACCACGCGTGCGACGTCGTGCCCGGTGGGCTCGTCAGCGGCACGGTGCACGACCACGTGACCGGCGCCGCGCTCGGCGGGGCGTCGGTGGACAGCGTCGACCGGCCCGGCGAGGGGGCGACGACGCAGGCCGACGGTTCGTACTGGTTCTTCTCCAGCGTCACCGGCAGCCACCCGGTCACCGCGTCGGCCACGAACTTCGTGCCGGGCACGCAGAAGACCGTGGTGGCGCCCGACGCCGCGACCCCGGCCGACTTCCTGCTCGACGCCGGCCAGCTCGAGGTGACCAGCGCGGCCGTGAGCAAAACCGTGGCGTGGCAAGGGACGGCGACCGCGAACGTCAAGGTGCGCAACACCGGCACGGCACCCGTGGACGTGCGGCTGAACCCGTCGTCCGGCGCGTTCACCCCGGCCGTGGTGCACTCGGCGCCGCTGCAGCGGATCAAGGGCGACTTCAGCACGGGACCGTTGCTGGGACACGTGAAGCAGGCCGCGCCCGCCGAGACCCTGGCGGCCGGTGACGCGTGGCAGACCGTGGCCGACTACCCGACGAAGATCATGGACAACGGCGTGGCGACCGTGAACGGGAAGGTGTACTCCTTCACCGGCCTCAACGGCGCGGAGCTGACGACCAAGAACTTCGTCTACGACCCGGGCACGCTCGCGTGGACGCCGATCGCCGACCTCGCGACTCCGCGGGAAACCCCCGCGGTGGCGGCTGTCGGCACGAAGATCTACGTGACCGGCGGCTGGGCCGACGGCAGCATCCCCGTGACGAACACCGACATCTACGACACCGTCACCGACACGTGGACCACGGGCGCGCCGATGCCCACGGCCACCTCCGCGATGGGCGTCGCAGTGGCCGGCGGGCGGATCTACGTGGTCGGCGGCTGCGACGGCGGCAACTGCGGTGTCACGCGGGTGCAGGTCTACGACCCGGCCGTGGACAAGTGGTCGGCGGGCCCGGCGCTGCCCGCGCCGATCGGCTGGACCAACTGCGGCACCATCGCGGGCTCGATCTATTGCGCCGGCGGTGTCAGCGGCCTGGACAACCTGAAGACCGCGTACAAGCTCGACGTCGAGAAGGGCAAGTGGTCGCGCGTCGCCGACCTGCCGGTGCAGATGTGGGGCTCGGCCTCGACCGTCGCGAATGGACAGTTGCTGCTCTCGGGCGGCATCGCCGACGGTGAGCTCACCAACGCCGGCTACGCGTACGACCCGGCGTCCAACCAGTGGTCGGCGCTGCCGAACTCGAACGAGACGCTGTTCCGCGGCGGCAGCACTTGCGGGTTCTACCGCATCGGCGGCTCGGCGAACGCGAGCTTCAACCCGACCAGTCACGACCTGCTGCTGCCGGGTTACGGCGAATGCGGGGAGTACGTGTCGATCCCGTGGCTGTCGACCACGCCGTCGGTGACCACGATCGCGCCGGGCAAGACGACGACCTTCACGGTGACACTCGACGCGAACGTCTCGGCGATCACGCAGCCGGGCACGTACACGGCGCAGCTGGTCGTCGGGGCGCAGGTGCCGAAGGCGGTGGCCGCGATCCCCGTGTCGTTCACGGTGAAGCCGCCGGCCACCTGGAGCAAGCTGACCGGCACCGTCACGGGCGCGCACTGCGGGGCGACGGCCGGTCCGCTCGCCGCGGTGACCGTGCAGGTCGACAGCTGGGCGGCGAGCTACACGCTCAAGACCGACGCCTCGGGCCACTACACGCTGTGGCTCGACCGCCGGAACAACCCGCTCACGCTCATCGCGGCACGCGACGGCTGGCAGCCGCAGACGCGCAGCGTCAAACTGGTCAAGGGACAGGCGGTGACCGCGGACTTCGTCCTCAAGCCGGCCGGCTGCTGAGCTTCGGCGGCGGGGCCGGGGTGACGGCCGGTCCCGCCGCCGGGGTGTGGGGAACAGCACGTCCCGACGTTGTGCAATGTGACATACTACTGGCCATGGTGGCGACGGGAAGGTCCCCCGACGTGGTCGTCGTGGGCGCCGGAGTGGTCGGGGCGGCGTGCGCTTACTACTGCGCGGCCGCGGGCCTGCGCGTCGCGGTGCTCGACCGCGGCGGTGTCGCCGGCGGGACGACCAGCGGCGGCGAGGGCAACATCCTCGTGTCGGACAAGGAGCTCGGGCCGGAGCTCGACCTGGCGCTGCTGTCGATCCGGCTGTGGGCCCGGCTGGGGGAGGAGCTCGGACCCGCTTCGCTGGAGCTGGAACACAAGGGTGGCGTGGTCGTGGCGCAGTCCGCGGACGCCGCCCGGGGCTTGGCGGAGCTGGCGGCGGAGCAGCGCGCGCGGGGTGTTTCGGTCGACGACCTGACACCGGCCGAGGTCGCCGAGCTGGAGCCGAACCTGACGCCGGACGTCGCTTCCGGCGCGTATTACCCGCAGGACAAGCAGGTGCAGCCGATGCTCGCGGCTGCTTCGCTGCTGCGTCAAGCGCGTCGGCTCGGTGCCGAACTGCACCCGGGGGTCGAGGTCCGGGCGTTCCGGCGCCGGGCCGACGGTTCGGTCGGCGGGGTGCTCACGTCGGCCGGCGAGTTCTCCGCGCCGTGGGTGGTGAACGCCGCGGGCACGTGGGGCGGGGACGTCTCGAAGCTCGCGGGTGCCCCGATCCCGGTGCTGCCGCGGCGCGGGTTCGTGCTGGTCACCGAACCGCTGCCGCGCGTGATCCGGCACAAGGTCTACACGGCCGACTACGTCGCCAACGTCTCGAGCGGCGACGCCGGGCTGGAAACTTCGGTGGTCGTCGAGGGCACGCAGGCCGGCACGGTGCTCATCGGTGCGAGCCGTGAACGCGTCGGGTTCGACCGGCAGTTCTCGCTGCCCGTGGTGCGCAAGCTGGCGGCACAGGCGATCGGTGTTTTCCCGTTCCTCGCCGACGTTTCCCTGCTGCGCAGCTACCTCGGCTTCCGGCCGTACTGCCCGGACCACCTCCCGGTGATCGGCGAGGATCCGCGGCTGCCGGGGTTGGTGCACGCGTGTGGTCACGAAGGGGCGGGTATCGGTTTGGCCGCGGCGACGGGACACCTGATCGCGCAGGTGGCGACGGGTGTGGAGCCGGAGCTGGACTTGACGCCGTTCCGGGCGGACCGGTTCGAGGAGGTCGCGTGAGCGAGCGCGTGAAGTTTTCCTTCCGGGGCCAGGAGATCGTGGCGGAAGCCGGGCAGAGCGTGGGCGCCGCGTTGATCGCCGCCGGCCACCGGTCCTGGCGGACGACGCGCCGCGATGGCGCGCCGCGCGGGGTGTTCTGCGGGATCGGCGTGTGTTTCGACTGCCTGGTCGTCGTGAACGGCAAGCCGGGGCGGCGCGCGTGCCTGACCGAGGTGCTGCCGGGTGACGTCATCGAACCGCAGGAAGGAGCGGGCCGTGGTGAGCTTTCCTGCTGAGGCGGCGGAGATCGCGGTCCTCGGGGCCGGCCCGGCCGGGCTCGCCGCGGCGGTGACAGCCGCGTCGGCCGGCGCGCGAGTGACGCTGGTCGACGCCGGCGCGCGCGTGGGCGGGCAGTTCTGGCGTCACTGCGAAGGCGACGAAGGTGTGGGCCACCACGACTGGCCGACGCTCGTGCGGCTGCGCACGGGACTGTCCCGAGTGGACGTTCGAGCGCGGCACGCGATCTGGCACGTCGAGCGTACGGACAGCGGCTTCACGGTGCACACCGACCGCGGTGAGGTCTCCAGCCGTACGGTGATCGTGGCGACGGGCGCGTACGACCGGCAGGTGCCGTTTCCCGGCTGGACGCTGCCGGGCGTCTACACCGCCGGTGGTGTGCAGGCGCTGCTCAAGGGCCACGGCGTGCGCGCGGGGAGCCGGGTCGTGGTGGCGGGGACGGGTCCGTTCCTGCTGCCCGTCGCCGCCGGGCTGGTCGAGGCGAGCGCCGAGGTGGCGGGGGTGTTCGAGGCCGGTTCGCCCGCCGGGTTCGCCCGGTCGCCGCTGTCCGTACTGGCCAACGCCGGCAAGCTCGCCGAAGGCGCCGGGTACCTGAAAACGCTGCTGCGCCAACGAGTTCCGTACCGCACGCGCACCGCGGTCGTCGCCGCCCAGGGCACGGACGGGGTCGAGAGCGTGACGGTCGCGTCGCTCGATCGGCAGTGGCGGATCGTGGCGGGCAGCGAGCGGACGGTCGCGTGCGACACCGTCGCCGTCGGCTACGGCTTCACGCCCCAGCTGGAGCTCCCGTTGCAGCTGGGCTGCGAAACCCGCCTCGGCGCGGACGGCAGTCTCGTCGCCGTCGCCGACGACCAGCAGCGCGCCACCACGCCTGGTGTCTACCTCGCCGGTGAGGTTTGCGGAGTCGGCGGATCGGCGCTGTCGCTGGTGGAGGGTGAGCTGGCCGGCCTGCACGCGGCACTCACCACGGTAGGCGCCGAGCCGAACCGGGACACCGTCGCGCGCTTGCTGCGGCAGCGAAAGTCGTTGCGCGCCTTCGCGAACGCGATGCACGCGGCCCACCCCGTGCGACCCGGGTGGCAGACGTGGCTCGACACCGGGACACAGGTGTGCCGCTGCGAAGAGGTGTCCGTCGGCACCGTTCGCAGCGCGGTCAAGGACTTGGGCGCCACGGACGCGCGGACGGTGAAGCTGCTCGCCCGGCCGGGGATGGGTCTGTGCCAGGGCCGAGTCTGCGGCTATGCGACGGCCTGCCTCGTCGCCGCCGAATGCGGCCGTGAACCGACGGCCGCCGACCTCGCCGGGGTCGCGGCGCGGCCGATCGCCCAGCCCGTGACGCTCGGGGACCTCGCGCGTGGCTGACCTCGAACTGTCCGAAGAGGACAACGCGATGCTCGCCGGCGAGCACGGCGAGGCGGCGACACTGTGCCTGCGCATGGTCATCGCGCTCGCGCAGGTCCGGGGCGCCACGCGGCTGCTGACGGTCGAGTCCGCCCACGTCGACGGCTGCCTCTACCACGGCCAGGCCGGCCTGGACTTCGTCGAACGGCTGGGAGAGCTCGGCGGCCGCGTCGCCGTGCCGACCACGCTCAACGTCGGCTCCCTCGACCTGCGCCACCCCGACCTCGTGCGCGCCGATGCCGAAACGACCGCCAACGCGCGCCGCCTGATGGCTGGTTACACCGCGCTGGGCTGCGCGCCGACGTGGACCTGCGCGCCGTACCAGCTCACGCACCGCCCGGCGTTCGGCACGCACGTGGCGTGGGCGGAGTCCAACGCGATCGTGTTCGCCAACTCCGTGCTCGGCGCCCGCACCGACCGCTACGGCGATTTCCTCGACATCGGCGCCGCCATCACCGGCCGCGTGCCCGACGCGGGCCTGCACCGGGACGACAACCGCCGCGCGACGATCCGGCTCGACTGCGCGGCCCTGTCCCGGCGGCTGCTCGGCGAGGACGCGGCGTGGGGCGTGCTCGGCCACCTCGCGGGCCGGCTCGCGGGCAGCGGGGTGCCGGTGCTGACCGGCGTGCCCTCGACCGTCACGGAGGACCAGCTGAAGGCGTTCGGCGCCGCCGCGGCGTCGAGTGGGGGAGTGGGGCTGTTCCACGTAGTCGGCGTGACGCCGGAGGCGCCGGATCTCGCGGCCGTCGCGTCGCCGAACCTCGTGACGCACGCGGTGGACGCGGACCAGGTGCGCGCCATCCGCGACGAGCTGACCACCGCCCACGGCACGGACCTCGACGCGCTGTGCCTGGGCACGCCGCACTTCTCGCTCACGGAGTTCGAGCGCCTGGCCGCTCTGCTCGCAGACGGCGGGCCGTTCCACCACGCCGTGCGCGCCTACGTGACCACGAGCCGCGCCGTGCTCGCGGAAGCCGATCGGCTCGGTTACGCGGAAACCGTGCGCTCCGCCGGGGCGCGCATCGTCGTCGACACCTGCACCTACATCACGCCGATCCTCGACGCCGGCCTGCGCACGGCGATGACGAACTCCGGCAAATGGGCGTGGTACGCGCCCGGCAACATCGGCGTGGACGTGGCCCTCGGCTCGCTCGCCGAATGCGTCGCGTCGGCGCGGGCCGGCCGGATCGTGCGGGACGAGGCGCTGTGGGCGAGCTGACCGGACGCACCGTGTTCCCCGGCGAAGCCACCGGCGAGCCGCTCGTGCTCGACGCGCCCCTGTCGTTCTGGGGCGGCACGGACCTGTCCGGCCGCATCGTCGACGAACACCACCCCCAGCGCGGCGCCACCCTCACCGGCCGCGTCCTCGTGCTGCCGCGGGCGCGTGGCTCCAGCTCTTCGTCGTCGGTCCTGGCCGAGCAGATCCGCAGCGGCACCGCGCCCGCCGCCCTCGTCCTCACCGAACCCGACGCCATCCTCATGCTCGGCGCCTGGGTCGCGGCCGAGCTGTACGACCTGCGGTTGCCGATCGTCGTTCTCACCTCGCAGGACTACGCGCGGCTCGCGGTCTGTCGCGGCGCGGTGGACGTCAGTGCGGGTCCGGAAACCGCGACGATCCGACTCGGCTGATGGACGCCGTGCGGAGGTGACGCACCGCGGCTTCCGACGCCGAGCCCGGTTCCGCTGTGTAGAGCGTGAGGAACTGGTCCGCGTCGTCCAGCACGCCGAGCAGTTCGTACGTCAGGGTGAACCGGCCCGCCACCGGATGGTTGAAGCTCTTGGCTCCGTAGGTGTGCTGGTGCACGTCGTGGTCGGCCCACCGGTCGCGGAAGTCCTCGCTCGTGGCCGACAGGTCCCTGATCAGGTCCGCCAGCAGCGGGTCGGCGGGGTAGCGGCCCTGGTAGAGGCGCAGGTGCGCGACGGCCTCGGTCGCGCTGCCCGCCCAGTCCACCAGCACGCTGCGCGCCGCCGGGTCGGTGAAGAGGAACCGCACCATGTTGCGTGACGGTCCGGGCAGGGCTTCCCAGTCCGTGTACAGCGCGCGGGCCGGCCGGTTCGCGGCGAGCACGTCCATCCGGCGGCCGAGGACCATCGCCGGGAGCGGCTCGTGGGCATCGAGGATCCGGTGCACCGACGGCCGCACCCGCTGGGGCGGAACCGAGCGCCGCGCCGGGCGAGTGCTCCCGGGGCGCACCAGCGCGAACAGGTGCGCCCGCTCCGTGGCGTTCAGCCGCAGCGCGCGGGCCACCGCGTCGAGCACCGAATCGGACGGGTTGATCCGGCGGCCGCGCTCCAGCCGCACGTAGTAGTCCACGTTCACCCCGGCCAGCCGCGCGACCTCCTCGCGCCGCAGGCCGGGGACACGGCGAACGCCGGCACCCGGACCCAGCCCGGCCTCGGCCGGGGTGACCCGGGCGCGGCGCGAGCGCAGGAACTCGCTCAGCTCGTCGTCCCGCTCCATGCGCCCGAGCCTAGAGCGAAGCGAGAACCAGCCGCCCGCTTACCTCCCGGGCGTCGATCCGCCGGTGCGCTTCGCGGGCCTCGGCGAACGGCAGCGTCGTCACGGGCAGGCTGATCTTCCCCTCGGTGAACAGTGGCAGCACCGCCCGCGCCGCAGGCACGGCCGGTGAGGTGTCGGCGGCCAGGTAGCCGCCCACGTTGAACCCGACGACGCCGATGTTGCCGCCCCACACCGCATTCGAGTCGAGCGCTGCGCCGTGCTCACCGCCCGCGTTGCCGACCGCGAGCAGCCGGCCCATCGGAGCGAGCATGCCGACCGAGGCCCGCCGCACGTCGCCGCCCACCGGATCGACGATCACGGTGAACCGCTCGTCTCCCAGCGCCTCGGTGAACTCACCGGAGAGGACCACCCGGTCGAACCCGAGCGCGAGCGCCGCGTCGATTTGCTCGGCCCGGCGCACGGTGCCGACCACCTCGTTCGCCCCGAGCAGCCGCGCCACCTCGGGGTAGACCGACGACAGTCCGCCGAGCGCGCCGTGCACCAGCACCTTGCTGCCGACCGGCGGGCGCACCGCCTCGGTGAGGGACAGGTACGCCGTGACCGTGTTCGCGAACCCTGCGACGGCCTGTTCGCGGCTCACACCCGTGCCCGCCAGCGGCACCACCAGGTCGGCGGGCGCGACGGTGACCTCCGCGTATCCGCCCATCCGCGGCAGGGTCAGCGTCGCCACCTCGTCGCCGACAGCGAACCGGTCGACGCCCGGGCCCACGGCGCGCACGGTGCCCGCCACCTCGAGCCCGGGCACCACCGGTGGTCGTGGCGCGTAGTCGTAGTCGGCCAGTTCGCCGCGACGGATGATCGCATCGACCAGCCCGACGGCCGAGTGGGACACGGTGATACTGAGTTCACCAGGCCCCGGGACGGGCTCGGGGACCTCGGCCGGCTCGATGACGCCGGGGTCGCCGTACGCGGTGATGAACATGGCCTTCATGGGTGCGTTCCTCCTGGTGTGGCTGGGATCCACGACCGAGGCTAATGACGCGCGAGGCCCGATCCGGCGCCCAGAGGGGACCTGTCAGGCCCCCTCTGGCCCGGAATTCCACGGCCCGGTCCGGACCAGGCCCGAACCGTCGGTCAGCGCTGGACGCGCACCACCCCGTCCTGCACCACGGCCGCGAGCCCGGTCGACGGGTTCGCCAGCACGTCGAGGTCCTCCAACGGGTTCGCCCGCGCGAGCACGACGTCACCCCGGGCGCCGGGCGCGAGTGTGCCCACCGTGCCGACCTGGCGCAGCAGCTCGGCCGCGACCGTGGTGGCCGAGCGCAGCACCGCGGCCGGCTTCTGCACCTTGGCGCGCAATGCGAACTCCTCCGACTGCCGTGCCTGCATCGCGCCCAGCAGGTCACTGCCGTAGGCGATGCGGACACCGGCGGAGTCGGCGAGCTGCAACGCCTGGTAGCCGTTTTCCGTCACCCGCACGACCTTTTCGTACTGCTCCGCCGTGAAACCGAGCTCGCGGCTCTGCTCCAGCAAGGCCTGGTAGGTGATCAGCGTGGGCACGTAGAACGCGTCGTGGGCGAGGAACAGGTCGACCGACGTCGCGTCGAGGAGGTTGCCGTGTTCGATCGTGCGGACGCCGAGGCGCAGCCCGCGGTTCACGGCGTCGGCGGTGTAGGCATGGCCCGCCGTGTAGAGGTTCGCCGCGGCCGCCTCCTCGACGATCGCAGTCACCTCCTCGTCGGAGAACTGCAGGGAATCCACGCGGTCGGTCGGGCTCGCGCAGCCGCCGGACAGCATGATCTTCAGGTGGTACGCGCCGCGGCGGATCTCGTCGCGCGCGGCGCGGCGAACCTCATCGACGCCGTCGCACACCCGGCCGAGCACCGGGATCGCGTAGTGCTGGTCGTGCACGTCGCGCCCCGCCGGCCGCAGGTCACCGTGCCCGCCGGTCTGGGACAGGGCCTTGCCGCCGAAGAAGATGCGCGGACCGGTGAACAGGCCTTCGGCCACGGCGGCGGCGATCCCGAAGTCCGCGCCCCCGACATCGCGGACGCTCGTGAAGCCGCGCGCCAGCATGTCCTTCAGCAGGTGCGATGCCTGCGCGGCCACGTACGCGGGCGACTCGTCGGCCACCGTGCCGAGCGCCGCGCTCACGGCGTTCACGTGCACGTGGCAGTCGATGAGCCCCGGCACGGCGAACAGCCCCGTGCCGTCCAGCTCGCCGGCCCCGACCGGACCGCCGGGATCGGCTTCGACAGCCGTGATCCGGCCGCCGGTGATGCGGACGACCTGCTCGCCGGTCACCTGCTCGGACTCGGGATCGACGACACTGACCTGCCGGACGCTGAGGTCGGCGGACATGCGGGCACCTCCAGAGGGTTCGCGGGGTTCAGCCACGTCCGATCGTCTCCTGCCCGATCGTTTCGAGCGAGCGGCCGGTGGTGCGCTGGCCGAACACGGCCACCACCCCGGCGCCGATCACGAGCAGGACCAGCAGCATGGTGAACACACCGCCGAACCCGACGTTGCTGTAGGAGAAACCGATCACGATCGGCGCGATGATGCCGCCGATCCGCCCGACCGCCGACGCGACGCCGAGGCCGGTGGTGCGGATCATCGTCGGATAGATCTCGGACGTGTAGGAGTACTCGAGCGCCGCGTTGCCGTTCATGAAGAACGACAGCACGATGCCCCAGATCAGGATCTGCGTGCTGTTGCCCGCGAAGGCCAGCCCCAGAGCGCCGAGCGCACCGCCCGCCAGGTAGATCACGATCGTCCACTTGCGCTCGATGCGCTCGCTCACGAACGCGGCCGAGTAGTAGCCGGGGATCTGCGCGAGGTAGATGAGGATGGAGAACAGGAAGCTCTTCGAGATGTCGAAGCCCTGCTTCACCAGCAGCGACGGGATCCAGGTGAAGAAGCCGTAGTAGGTGAAGATGGCGACGAACCAGTAGACCCACGACGTGATCGTGGTCTTGCGCAACCCGGTCGACACCAGCGCGCGCAGGTTCGACGCGATCGTGCCCGAGGACACCTGCACGTCTTCGTCCTGTGTGGACGGTACCGGGGGCGGCAGCGGGCCGACGCGGGCGCTCACCTGGCGCTCGATGTCGGAGACCACCAGCTCGGCCTCTGCGACCCGGCCGTGGACGTGCAGGAACCGCGGCGACTCCGGCAGCGAGCGGCGCCACCACAGCAGCATCACGATCGGCACGGCCGTGAGCACCTGGACCCAGCGCCAGCCGTGAGGCACGTCGCTGACCACGAAGTAACCGAGCAGGCTCGCGAACACGTAGCCGAACGCGAAGAACCCGGCCAGGGAACCGATGTAGCGCCCGCGCACGCGCGAGGGCACGAACTCCGACAGGTAGGGCGCGATGATCGCGCTCTCCGCGCCGGTGCCCATGCCCGCCACGACACGCGCGACGAACAGCACCGCGAAGTTCGGCGCGGCGGCCGCGACGAGGCTCGCGGCCGCGTAGAGGATGAGCGCGCTGACCATCACCGCGCGCCGGCCGATCTTGTCGCCGAGCACCCCGGCGCCGAACGCGCCGAAGAGGAATCCGATCAGCAGGCTGCTGCCCAGGATGCCGGTGGCTCCGCTGGACAGCCCCCATTCGGCGGTGACGGAGGGGAGGATGAAGGCGACGATCGCGCCATCCATCGCGTCGAAGGTGTAGCCGAGGCCGCCCGCGAAGAGAAGCTTGTAGTGGAACCGGGAGATCGGCAGGCGTTCGAGCCGGGCCGCCAGCACGTGCGACGTGAGCTTCGGGGGCGCGCCGGTCGTTTCTGACATGGAGCCTCCCACGATGGGGGACGAGGTCAGGCCACTGTACAATGTCACATGACACATGGCACGATGAATTTCCGACCGAGTTTCGGGCTCGGCTCCGGTCGACGGCGCTGAGTAACATCGACTTCGTGGAGGGCTTGATGACGGGGCGCGAAAAGCCGTGGCACGGCGTGCTGGTGGCGGCGGCACTCCCCTTGCGGGAGACCGAACCGGGTGCGCTGACGGTCGATTTCGACGCGTACGCCGAGCACGTCGCGTGGCTGGCCGAGAGCGGTTGTGACGGGGTCACGCCCAACGGTTCGCTGGGGGAGTACCAGACGCTGAGCGTCGAAGAGCGCACGCGAGTGGTCCGCACGGCCGTCGAAGCGGCGCCCGAGGGCTTCACGGTGATGCCGGGTGTCGCGGCGTACGGCGCGACGGAAGCGCGGCGCTGGGCCGAGAGCGCGGCGGAGGCGGGCTGCCCCGCGGTGATGCTGCTGCCGCCCAACTCCTACCGGGCCGACGAGCGCGCGGTGGTCGAGCACTACCGCGAGGTCGCGAAGGCGGGCGTGCCGATCGTCGCGTACAACAACCCGTTCGACACCAAGGTCGACCTCGTGCCGGAGCTGCTGGCCGAGTTGCACGCCGAGGGCCTGATCGTGGGCGTGAAGGAGTTCTCGGGCGACGTGCGGCGGCCGTACCGGATCGCCGAGCTGGCACCGGAGCTCGACGTGCTGTGCGGCGCCGACGACGTACTGCTGGAGCTGGCGATCGCCGGTGCGCCCGGCTGGGTCGCGGGTTACCCCAACGCGTTCCCGAAGGCCACCAGCGAGCTGTGGGCCGCCGCGTCGGCCGGCGACCTGGACAAGGCCGTTCCGCTCTACCGGCTGCTGCACCCGTTGCTGCGCTGGGATTCGCTCACGGAGTTCGTGCAGGCGATCAAGCTGAGCATGGACATCGCGGGCCGCTACGGCGGGCCGTGCCGTCCGCCGCGGGTGCCGCTCACGCCCGAGCAGGAGAAGGCCGTCCGCCAGGCCACCGAACGAGCGCTCGAGGAAGGGCTTTCCTAGACCATGCGTGCCAAGCGGCTGTTCCACGCGGTCGACTCCCACACCGAGGGGATGCCGACCCGCGTGATCACGGGTGGGGTCGGCGTCGTGCCAGGTGCCACGATGTTCGAGCGACGGCAGTACTTCGTCGAGCACCTCGACCACATCCGGCAGCTGCTGATGAACGAGCCGCGCGGGCATTCGGCGATGAGCGGCGCGATCCTGCAGCCGCCGACGCGTCCGGACGCCGATTGGGGCGTGCTGTTCATCGAGGTGTCGGGCTGCCTGCCGATGTGCGGGCACGGCACCATCGGCGTCGCGACGGTGCTGGTCGAGACGGGCATGGTCGAGGTCGTCGAGCCGGTCACCACGATCCGGCTCGACACCCCGGCCGGGCTCGTCATCGCCGAGGTCGCGGTCGAGGACGGCGCGGCGCGGTCGGTGACGATCCGCAACGTGCCGTCGTTCTCGGTCGGCCTCGACCGCAAGGTGGCCGTGCCGGGGCTCGGCCGGGTGCGCTACGACCTGGCTTTCGGCGGCAACTTCTACGCGATCGTCGAGCTCGAGGAGCTCGGGC
Protein-coding regions in this window:
- a CDS encoding aconitase X catalytic domain-containing protein, which translates into the protein MADLELSEEDNAMLAGEHGEAATLCLRMVIALAQVRGATRLLTVESAHVDGCLYHGQAGLDFVERLGELGGRVAVPTTLNVGSLDLRHPDLVRADAETTANARRLMAGYTALGCAPTWTCAPYQLTHRPAFGTHVAWAESNAIVFANSVLGARTDRYGDFLDIGAAITGRVPDAGLHRDDNRRATIRLDCAALSRRLLGEDAAWGVLGHLAGRLAGSGVPVLTGVPSTVTEDQLKAFGAAAASSGGVGLFHVVGVTPEAPDLAAVASPNLVTHAVDADQVRAIRDELTTAHGTDLDALCLGTPHFSLTEFERLAALLADGGPFHHAVRAYVTTSRAVLAEADRLGYAETVRSAGARIVVDTCTYITPILDAGLRTAMTNSGKWAWYAPGNIGVDVALGSLAECVASARAGRIVRDEALWAS
- a CDS encoding aconitase X swivel domain-containing protein, which produces MGELTGRTVFPGEATGEPLVLDAPLSFWGGTDLSGRIVDEHHPQRGATLTGRVLVLPRARGSSSSSSVLAEQIRSGTAPAALVLTEPDAILMLGAWVAAELYDLRLPIVVLTSQDYARLAVCRGAVDVSAGPETATIRLG
- a CDS encoding helix-turn-helix domain-containing protein is translated as MERDDELSEFLRSRRARVTPAEAGLGPGAGVRRVPGLRREEVARLAGVNVDYYVRLERGRRINPSDSVLDAVARALRLNATERAHLFALVRPGSTRPARRSVPPQRVRPSVHRILDAHEPLPAMVLGRRMDVLAANRPARALYTDWEALPGPSRNMVRFLFTDPAARSVLVDWAGSATEAVAHLRLYQGRYPADPLLADLIRDLSATSEDFRDRWADHDVHQHTYGAKSFNHPVAGRFTLTYELLGVLDDADQFLTLYTAEPGSASEAAVRHLRTASISRVGSSRFPDPH
- a CDS encoding zinc-binding dehydrogenase encodes the protein MKAMFITAYGDPGVIEPAEVPEPVPGPGELSITVSHSAVGLVDAIIRRGELADYDYAPRPPVVPGLEVAGTVRAVGPGVDRFAVGDEVATLTLPRMGGYAEVTVAPADLVVPLAGTGVSREQAVAGFANTVTAYLSLTEAVRPPVGSKVLVHGALGGLSSVYPEVARLLGANEVVGTVRRAEQIDAALALGFDRVVLSGEFTEALGDERFTVIVDPVGGDVRRASVGMLAPMGRLLAVGNAGGEHGAALDSNAVWGGNIGVVGFNVGGYLAADTSPAVPAARAVLPLFTEGKISLPVTTLPFAEAREAHRRIDAREVSGRLVLASL
- a CDS encoding amidohydrolase family protein, whose amino-acid sequence is MSADLSVRQVSVVDPESEQVTGEQVVRITGGRITAVEADPGGPVGAGELDGTGLFAVPGLIDCHVHVNAVSAALGTVADESPAYVAAQASHLLKDMLARGFTSVRDVGGADFGIAAAVAEGLFTGPRIFFGGKALSQTGGHGDLRPAGRDVHDQHYAIPVLGRVCDGVDEVRRAARDEIRRGAYHLKIMLSGGCASPTDRVDSLQFSDEEVTAIVEEAAAANLYTAGHAYTADAVNRGLRLGVRTIEHGNLLDATSVDLFLAHDAFYVPTLITYQALLEQSRELGFTAEQYEKVVRVTENGYQALQLADSAGVRIAYGSDLLGAMQARQSEEFALRAKVQKPAAVLRSATTVAAELLRQVGTVGTLAPGARGDVVLARANPLEDLDVLANPSTGLAAVVQDGVVRVQR
- a CDS encoding MFS transporter is translated as MSETTGAPPKLTSHVLAARLERLPISRFHYKLLFAGGLGYTFDAMDGAIVAFILPSVTAEWGLSSGATGILGSSLLIGFLFGAFGAGVLGDKIGRRAVMVSALILYAAASLVAAAAPNFAVLFVARVVAGMGTGAESAIIAPYLSEFVPSRVRGRYIGSLAGFFAFGYVFASLLGYFVVSDVPHGWRWVQVLTAVPIVMLLWWRRSLPESPRFLHVHGRVAEAELVVSDIERQVSARVGPLPPPVPSTQDEDVQVSSGTIASNLRALVSTGLRKTTITSWVYWFVAIFTYYGFFTWIPSLLVKQGFDISKSFLFSILIYLAQIPGYYSAAFVSERIERKWTIVIYLAGGALGALGLAFAGNSTQILIWGIVLSFFMNGNAALEYSYTSEIYPTMIRTTGLGVASAVGRIGGIIAPIVIGFSYSNVGFGGVFTMLLVLLVIGAGVVAVFGQRTTGRSLETIGQETIGRG
- a CDS encoding dihydrodipicolinate synthase family protein encodes the protein MTGREKPWHGVLVAAALPLRETEPGALTVDFDAYAEHVAWLAESGCDGVTPNGSLGEYQTLSVEERTRVVRTAVEAAPEGFTVMPGVAAYGATEARRWAESAAEAGCPAVMLLPPNSYRADERAVVEHYREVAKAGVPIVAYNNPFDTKVDLVPELLAELHAEGLIVGVKEFSGDVRRPYRIAELAPELDVLCGADDVLLELAIAGAPGWVAGYPNAFPKATSELWAAASAGDLDKAVPLYRLLHPLLRWDSLTEFVQAIKLSMDIAGRYGGPCRPPRVPLTPEQEKAVRQATERALEEGLS